Part of the Nevskiales bacterium genome, GTGACCGCGCACATTTCGGGCCGTATGCGCAAGCATTACATCCGCATCCTGCGCGGCGATACCGTCAAGGTCGAACTGACCCCCTACGACCTCACCAAGGGCCGCATCACCTTCCGCGGCAAGTAAGTCCCGCGGGAC contains:
- the infA gene encoding translation initiation factor IF-1, whose protein sequence is MPKEEHIEMEGKVIEALPNTTFRVQLENGHTVTAHISGRMRKHYIRILRGDTVKVELTPYDLTKGRITFRGK